The following nucleotide sequence is from Sphingomonas panacisoli.
GAAGCGTTCGCGCCCGGCCTCAAAACGATTGAGGATGCGACGGCCATCCGCGGCCACATTCTCGCAGCGTTCGAGGAAGCCGAACGTGAGCAGGATCCGGCGAGGCAGCAGGCTTTGCTCACCTTCGCTATCGTGGGGGCGGGTCCCACGGGGGTCGAACTCGCGGGGACGATTGCCGATCTGGCTCACGATACGCTACCGTGCGATTTCCGCGCGATTGATACCCGCCGGACCAGAGTTCTTTTGGTAGAGGCGGGTCCCACGGTTCTCAACGGGTATCCGGCTAAGCTGTCGACATACGCTGAACACGCACTGGGTAAGCTGGGCGTAGAAATCAGCTTGGGCGCGCCCGTGACGCAGATCGAGGAAGGTGCCATCACATTCGGCGAACACCGCGTCGAAGCGAGGACGATCATCTGGGCCGCGGGTGTACGTGCGTCATCGGCGGCGGAATGGCTGGGTGTCGCGGCCGACCGTAACGGTCGGATGATCGTCGAGCCAGACCTCAGCGTTCCGGGGCATAGAGCAGTGTTCGCGCTCGGCGATACCGTCGCGATCAGCGCGCCCGATGGCTCGGCGGTGCCCGGGATTGCGCCGGCCGCAAAGCAGGAGGGCGCATACGTCGCAAAAGCAATCCGCCGGCGGTTAGCGGGCTATGCCGGTCAAACGCCATTTCGCTACCGCCACCAAGGTAGCCTCGCCCAGATCGGAAAGCGAAAGGCGATCGCCGATTTCGGCTGGATCAAATTGCGCGGTGCGCCAGCGTGGTGGCTTTGGGGGCTTGCTCACATCTATTTTCTCGTGAGCGTGCGCGCCCGTCTGGGCGTGGTGCTTAATTGGCTCTGGATTTACACACGCAACCAGCGTGCAGCTCGGCTTATCACGCGGCCCGCACGCGAAGCCGCACTGGACTGAACAGATGCTCTAGCGAACAGCGATACTGCGATCCTATTGGCCAGATGCCACGGGCCTATCGTGGCCGATCGATGGCGCCCGTGAGCGCCGCGCGCGCAGCTTGAATGCTCAGAAGGTTAATGTGAGGCCGTTCGGTGCCAAATTCGCGGCGTCGACCGGCAACATCGCGCCAAATGTGCCCGGCTACACGCCATAGCTCCTGCGGATTCGGCTCCCGGTTGTCCGCAATGCAGTCGATGATCTCGCGGGGGATGATTTCCGGCTGCTTAGACATGGTTTATTGCCGACAAATTGGGTCAAGTTTTTTGAGCGCGTCGAGCACATTCTGCACCGGCACTGGTTGGGACAGCTCTGGAGGTTTCCGCAGTGTCGGTTGTGACCGGACCGTAAAAGCATCGGACGCCCAAGAGGCGAGGATCGCGCGTTTGACCTCCGGTTCAAGCTGGGGATGGCTGACGAGTTCTTCGGGATCGTGAAACGATCGAAAATAGTGGATCGACATCGGCTCCTCTCAAGAGTCGATCGTGAGGTTACTCGGGAAGGGTGCTCGCCCCATCTGCCGACGAGGCGAGCTGAACCTAGGCAGCGGCGGTGGACGTGTCGGCGGGGGCTTCGAGGCGGTCATTCGCCGGCGCGCTGCGGGCACCGGCGATCTCAATGCGTCGAGGCTTCATCGCCTCAGGGATTTCCCGCTTCAACTGGATGCGAAGGAGTCCGCTATCGAAGCTCGCATCCTGCACGACCACGAAGTCTGCCAGTTGGAAGCGTCGTTCGAACGCCCGCGTGGCGATGCCGCGATGGAGAAAACGACTGCCATCGGCGTCCTCGCTGCGGCTTCCCTTGACAGTCAGCTGATTGTTCTGCGCGACGATTTCGATCTCATCGGGGCGGAAACCGGCGACTGCCAGCGTGATGCGATACTGATCCTCACCCTGCTGTTCGATATCGAACGGCGGATACGTCTCGGTGTCGGCGCGCGCGCTCGTTTCGAGCAGATCGAACAGGCGATCGAAACCCACCGTCGAACGGCGGTACGGCGTGAAGTCGAAATTAGTCCTCATATCCAAATCCTCCATTGAGCAATCTGAGCACAAGGAGCACCGGGAGAGAGCCGGTGCCCTCAAGTCGTCACCGGACCGAAATTCGCGTCCGGCGGCGGCTAAATAATTTGATCCCAAAGCGGTTCAAGAGGGGATTTCGAAAAAAATTTTGGAGGGCTTTTGCCGCGAAAAGCCCTGTCGTGAGCAACGCGGTGCGATCCGTTACGAAGGCGTAGTCGAACAAAACGGCCGCTGAACGGTGCAAAGTTGACATCCTCCGGCACCCGAACGATCGTCGATGGCGTTTGGCAGATATGAAGCCAGTGATCGGTACGGCAGGATGGAGTATCACACGGGAGCAGGCTGCGGCCTTTCCTGACGAGGGGACGGCGCTCGAACGCTACGCGAAGGTGTTTCGCGGCGTGGAGGTGAATTCTTCATTTCACCGGCCCCACCGACCCTCCACCTGGGCCAGATGGGCATCTAGCGTCCCGGCCGAGTTTCGCTTCGCCGTGAAGATGCCTAAAACGATCACGCATCAGAACAAGCTGGTCGATGTTGATGTGTTGATCGAACGGTTTGCGGACGAAGTCGCGGCGCTCGGCTCCAAACTGTCGGTCGTTCTTGTTCAGCTGCCACCCAAGCTCGTGTTCGAGCCGCGCGTCACAGCCGAATTTTTCGAAAATGTAAGGCAATCGATTGATGCGCAGCCCGTCTGCGAACCCCGCCACACGTCCTGGTTTGGCGGGGAAGCCGACGATTTGCTCTCGCGCTGCAAAATAGGCCGCGTGGCAGCGGATCCGGCGCTCGGCGAACCGCGCAGCTGCTCCAGGGGGGTGGTCGGGAATAGCCTATTGGCGATTGCACGGATCGCCGGTGACGTACCGATCCTGCTATAGCGATCAGCGCCTCGAGCAATATGCGAACGATATTCGTGCAGTTACGCAGCAAGGCAGCGACACATGGTGTATGTTCGACAACACCGCCTCGTCGGCTGCACTCAGCAACGCACTTTCGCTGTTGGCGAAACTCTAACTGTCGGCTGTCTGGAAAAGCGGCGACAAGCCGGATTCCGACAGACTAGGTGCCGCCAACGTTCTCGGCGTTGGCGGCACATGTAGAGACGACATGCCGTGTCTGAAGAATATTAGGCTGTCGCGTCCGTGAAGGTCTTGAGCGCCGGCTTCGGCAGACCGTTGGCCTTATAGTCCGCCATTAGCTCGGCTTTGCGCGCCGCCAGCTGCTCGCCGAGCGCGTCCATGTCCAAGCCGGCCTTGCGCGCCTGAGCAAAGATGCCTTCCATCCGGGCTTCCTCCTCCTTGACATGGTGCTCGATCTCTTCGGAAAGCACCTTGACCTTGGCATCGTAATAGTCGTCGTCAGGATTGCCCGCCTCGATCTCGGCAATCAAAACCTTGGCGCCGTCGTGCTCGACATACGCCTCCTTGAGATCGTCCTCTTCGACGCTGCCCTCGCAGGCGGGATAAAAGATTTCCTCTTCGATCTGTGCGTGTACGGTCAATTCAAGGCAGATTTGGCGCGCGATTTTCTCCTTCGCACCGTTACCTTTCGCGCCCTCGAATTTCTCGAATAGTGCTTCGACACTGCGGTGATCGGCCTTGAGAAGCGCGATCGCGTCTTGCTTGGTGGTTTCGGCCATCATTTGCTCCTGTGGTCAGCTTGCTTTGCAACGGGAATCGATCCGCGTTCGTTCCCCCCGTCGTCTTGTTGCGAGTCGTTAGCGACGACATTCGATCACGTAGGTCGGCCGCAATCGCCATTGTCCCGATCGTTAAAATGTCGATGAACCGGTCGCTCAAGCCGCAGCAAGCGGCTTATCTAATAACCGAATGGTCCTCGGCGGCTCGCTGAGCATGGTCGAGAATCTCGTCCAGGCGTTTCATCCCGGCGCGAATAGGCTGGCCCCATTTCTGTGCTTACGGCGTTAGTGACCTACGAGGAGACATGCTGTGAACGATCATTCAGAAGGACCGAGCCAATCCGAGCGCGACTATCCGGGAACGACCCAGACCAATCCTGCTGGTGCGTCGAGCGCGACCGGCTCGCAGCCATCCAGCAATGAATATGAGCCGAATGACTCTCGCAATGTCACCGGCACGGCTGATACGCCGGACGGTCGCTGGAGCGGCGACGAGGAAACGGGGCAAGGAAGCGGCGAATATGAACCGCGCGATTCCCGCAACGTCACCGGAGCTGCCACGACCGAGGACGGTCGCTGGACCAATGATGGAAAGAAGCTCGCGCCGGGCGATAACTGACCAATCGGCATGGGATGTTAGGCGACGAAGGTTGCGGTCGTCGGCTGTCCGGACCGCGCAGGAAGGTTTATTCCATCCTACGCCCGTCTGTTCTCGGCGGATGTTTATCGAAAATCGTGACAACTCAGATCAGTATTCCTCGCACCGCCGGACCTTCGACGGCCACGCGACGTTCGACGGCGTGATCTGAAAAGGACTTCACGATGACCACCGTCGCCTCTGCTTCGTCAATCGAGGCGCCCTCAACGTTGCTCGCGCTTACCGAACTGCCGCGCGCGCTCGCCGATTTTAGCGCGCTCGCTTGGACAGCGCCGATATTGGCGACCTCGCCGCGCGGTGATGGACATGCCATATTGGTCATACCGGGCTTCACGGCAGGGGACGGCTCAACGACACTGCTTCGTCACTTTCTGGGACAGCTTGGGTACGATGCGCGCGGCTGGAAACTCGGGCAAAACCTGGGCCCGAGAGCAACGGGACGCGCGGGGGAGAAATTGTTGTCGCGACTAAAGGCGATCGCCGCCGAAGCCAAGGGGCCGGTCAGCCTGGTCGGGTGGAGCCTGGGCGGCGTGATGGCGCGGCAACTCGCACGACAGGCACCCGAGATTGTTCGTCAGGTCATCACGCTCGGGTCCCCCTTTACCGGCAATCCCCGCGCTTCGTCAGTCTGGCGCCTGTATCAGGCACTATCCGGCCAGCGATTGAGCGACCGGGCGACGGCCCGGCAGTTGCGCGAAAGCAGGCTTGCTCCGCCGGTCCCCTCGACAGCGATCTACACGCGCGACGATGGTGTGGTGGCCTGGCAGAATTGTGTAGAGCCGGTCGGCGCAGCGACGGACAATATCGAAGTCCGCGGCAGCCATTGCGGCCTGGGCGCCAACCCGGCCGTCCTCTACGCGGTGGCCGACCGGCTCGCCCAACCGGCCGACGATTGGAAGCCGTTCGAGCGAGGTGGGCTGCGCAGCTGGGTTTATCCGTCGACCGCGTGCGACGTCGTCCATTGAGATCGTCGCCGCGCTGCCGCAATTGTTTGGTTGGACGTAAGACGGCGTCGGGCGCTTGAACGCGGTGCAGGCTGATCTGGCTCGCGGGTAGTGAGAGCCAGCCGTTGGAGATTTCGCGATTGGCTGTTGTCACACCTGGCGCGAATCTGGGGATCTGCCTGAAGGGTGAGGCGTCTACGCTATCGCAGTCGCATCATTACAGTGTCACGACATCTGGGACAGCATGCTCCTGCCCGAGGACTAGTTACCCCTGTCGAGCCGTTTGCGCCGCTTCTTGCGCATGTAGTCTCGTCCCGCAGACTGGTGAGCGCCGTACGGCGAGCGCGGCAACGATAGACGATTGAGCCTGGCAACCGTTCGAACATATGCGTCGTTACGACCGATCACTTCGGCAATGCGCGTCGCGCCCCAATCGGGGTAGGTGCGGGCAAGCGCCAGTACACGGCGGCTCAGTTCGTCAGTTGGTACCAATTGAGGCGTTAGTCCGATCGTTTCCTCGGCCAGCGCGGTGTCGTCGTCGATCTCGGCAATCGTCCGGTGACTGAGGAAGGGCCACGAGAGCAGAGACGACCCTTTCAGTTCCACGCTATCCGCGACAGCATCGCATCGTCGTCAAGGGAGTTCCCGTCGGCCCGCGTTATCACACGCGCGCTGAATGTATCTGTGAACGGAGAGTTCAGACCGACGATGATCCGCAACTCCGTTCCGATCGTCGCAATGAACGTATCGCCGACATGCTCGTAACGGCCGATAGCGGTGCCCGCCGAGAAGGTCTCGCCTCGCTTGAAACTGATGATTTTCTCTCCCAGATCGCCCGGCAATTCGAGCAGCCAGGACGACTGTTGCAGGCTTTCCAGGGCGCTGTCGGTCATGTTGGCCGCGCGATAGGGCGAAACATCCAGCCCGAGTGCAGAATACCCCGTTCGCTCTCGATGACCGCCGGAATGTCGCTATCGAGCATGACGGGTTGGAGCGGCCACTGACGATTGATGATCAGCCGGTCGTCATCCCGCAGATCGAGTGTCGCTTCATCCCCAGTGATAGCCAAGGCTCCCACGGTACCCTCGAAATTACATTGCCGGCCTCGAATATCGATGAACCAAGCTTCTTCGAGACATTGCTCATCGACGCAAAGCAGCCACTCTCCCTGTAACCGATCTTCGAGCGTCATCGCCGCGCGTCCCGGCAGCGGTCGGGGTGCGGGGCGGCTTTGCCGGCGAAGGGCAGAATCAGCGGCGCTTGCCACGCAATGTGCCGGCTAACAGCAAGCCGGCTACACCAACGAGCATACCACTCGCCCAAGGCCTTGCCTTCGCAAAATTCTGAATCTTTTCGGTAATCGGCGCATCGCCTGAAAAATGCTCGCGCAAGGCATCGGCGAGGCCAGTCTTCCCGTTTGAGGTATCGGCTGCGGCGGCCGTTGTATCGGTATTGGCTGCTTCACTCATGATGGTCTCCCAGGGCCAGCGTGATGTCACGCTCTCGAATTTCCACAACCCGCACCTAGTCGGCGAGTTTCACAACCTCGGCGTTTTCTTCGCCCGGCTGCGGCTGCGCCGAATGTGATGTCGGGGGCATCACGTTTCAGTCGATCGCAAGCCGCAATGGCCACTTAAAGTCCCCATCGGTCTCCGCTGCGCCGTGTCGCTGCGCGCGTGAAGACGCGAGTCCTGTTCTCGCCACCGCGCCAAAACTCGTTGCCGCATCGTCGCCTAGTTAGAAACACTGGCCAAGCTGACGCCTGATTTCAGCGCGCTTAAAATCCAGTTGCTTGTCGGGGAACGCCCATGCGGTCCACGTTCCCAAATGCGAAGATCGCTCTAGATTCTCAAACCTATGCTAACGCCAACCAATATAGCAATCGCAACGAACACGGCGACGAAAAACAGGTCTGATCGAGCCGCACCCACCGCGTGATTGTGGTCATCGACCGAATTTCGCCGGTCAAACGCCTTGCAGAGATAGGATAGCAAAGGAGAGCTTTTCCGGTAAGCATCGACCACAACTGCTGGCGACCAACCAGGCGGTTCGGCATGCCGACGGTGTTTGTTGAGCAGGAACGACAGGTCACCCAAATGCGGCGTTAGGTGTTTGATCTCCCGAACCAAATGCGTCGTGTTCTCGACAGCTTGGGATTCGTCCTGGGACCGTTGGAGCAAGGCGGCTTTCACTCGATCTTCGACTGCTTCCACGCGGTCACAGGTGTGCATGAGCACGATCATCATCCGCGAGAGCGGATCCTCGGCGGTTAGTCCGAGGATCTGTTCCATGGCGAGCAGCGCCGCCGTCGAATGAGACGACGGCGGCTTGCCGTATACAGCGGTGTAGAGCGTGGCGAGAGAGGATGCCGGCGCCATCAAAACAGCCCCTCGAGCGCGGCTTGTGCATTGCTCTGCCAAAGGCCGAGCGCCATGCGGTTACCGATCGAAACACCCGGTGCTTTGGCGATCCGGTCGAGCGCGATCTCGCGGACGCGAAACAGATCGTAGAGGTGTTCATGCAGTGAAGGGGTCTGATACATCACGCCACCGCCGGCCTCGATGCGGGTCAACAACGCTTCGTCCACATACTTGAACTCTTCGATCGTTCCTGCCCACGCGGGCAGGTTCAAAAGAACACGCCCGGGCGGATCGCCGTCGAGCATCGCATCGAGCGTGACGCGTGACGCCTTGTCGCGCCCCATCGTCCAAACGATATTGACATCAACCTCGAGCGCGCCCTCCTCGAGCGCGAACCGGATGATGTGATGGATCTCGTCGATTTCCTCGAACCGTCCGCCCGGGATATTGGCGAAGATGGCGGCGTCTGCGGGAGCCTGATCGACGATGTCGATGATGCGGTCGCTGGCGTCGCCAGCTGCGAGGTTTACCTGATGTACCGGATAATGTTCGCCATAGGCGTTGAGGATGTCCAGCTGACTGATGCTGGCCTCGATGAACTCGACCGGCGTGCCGCGCATCGCGGCGATATGCGCCGCGGTCGCGAGCGAACCGGTGGAGCCGACACCACCTTTTTCCTTTTCGAACATATACATGCGCTTGGGATATTTGAACTTGAGCATTGATCTATTCCTTGGTGAATGAGGGTCATTGTGGTGGCCTATGGACCAGCAGGCGGTGCTCGGATCGGGATCTGACCGTTGGTCATCGGCTAGTTCGCGCGTGCGCCTCCTGGCTCCTGCGCAGCCGTTCGGTGGGGCTTAGCTTTCCGGACGGATTGGCGCGGAACCGCGCGGTGACGCTGGACGCGGCAACAATCGGTTCGCTTGGGGTCTCGTCGCGCGCCTCACGACCGGGCTGGACGTCCACCGCGTGCGGAACTCGCTCATCGACTATCGGATCGGGAGTGCGCGGCGGAAGCGGTGCGTTCTCTTCCAGGCGACCAGCCGCCGCTCGATTGAACCCTGCGCGACGGAGCCTGACTGCGATCTTGTTGAGAAGAGCATAACCGTCCGAGTCTTCGGCCAGCGCGATCAGGCTGGTAACGATCCCGATCCGGTTGGTCGGCGCGGTCTCGAGCGCGCGCAGTTGCGCGAGCGCCGCCTCCCAACCGCCGTCGGTCATCGCGATGATTAGGTCGGCAACCTCGGGATCGACATCGGCGGCATCGATCTCGCGACGGCGGAGTTCCTTGCGACCGGCGCGCGGTGGCACGGCCACGCACAGCGGACCAAGCGCCAGCGTTATGGCGCGAACTCGGACGGTCGCGACGGCGAGAAGGAACATCGCCATGGCATCCGGCGAGCTCTGCGTCTTCAGCAGCGCCCGATTGAGTGTGCGGCGTGCGTCCTCC
It contains:
- a CDS encoding DUF72 domain-containing protein; translated protein: MTYRSCYSDQRLEQYANDIRAVTQQGSDTWCMFDNTASSAALSNALSLLAKL
- a CDS encoding hemerythrin domain-containing protein, with protein sequence MAETTKQDAIALLKADHRSVEALFEKFEGAKGNGAKEKIARQICLELTVHAQIEEEIFYPACEGSVEEDDLKEAYVEHDGAKVLIAEIEAGNPDDDYYDAKVKVLSEEIEHHVKEEEARMEGIFAQARKAGLDMDALGEQLAARKAELMADYKANGLPKPALKTFTDATA
- a CDS encoding DUF72 domain-containing protein, producing MKPVIGTAGWSITREQAAAFPDEGTALERYAKVFRGVEVNSSFHRPHRPSTWARWASSVPAEFRFAVKMPKTITHQNKLVDVDVLIERFADEVAALGSKLSVVLVQLPPKLVFEPRVTAEFFENVRQSIDAQPVCEPRHTSWFGGEADDLLSRCKIGRVAADPALGEPRSCSRGVVGNSLLAIARIAGDVPILL
- a CDS encoding NAD(P)/FAD-dependent oxidoreductase, translating into MNAHKKLHQRSDVTTGRDQSMDAKMKKRHRVVIVGAGFGGLSVVKGLKGALVDVTVIDQRNHHLFQPLLYQVATASLAPSEIAWPIRSMLRNRRDITTVLATVIGVDMAGQAVLLADGDRVPYDTLVLATGARHGYFGHDEWEAFAPGLKTIEDATAIRGHILAAFEEAEREQDPARQQALLTFAIVGAGPTGVELAGTIADLAHDTLPCDFRAIDTRRTRVLLVEAGPTVLNGYPAKLSTYAEHALGKLGVEISLGAPVTQIEEGAITFGEHRVEARTIIWAAGVRASSAAEWLGVAADRNGRMIVEPDLSVPGHRAVFALGDTVAISAPDGSAVPGIAPAAKQEGAYVAKAIRRRLAGYAGQTPFRYRHQGSLAQIGKRKAIADFGWIKLRGAPAWWLWGLAHIYFLVSVRARLGVVLNWLWIYTRNQRAARLITRPAREAALD
- a CDS encoding Hsp20 family protein; translation: MRTNFDFTPYRRSTVGFDRLFDLLETSARADTETYPPFDIEQQGEDQYRITLAVAGFRPDEIEIVAQNNQLTVKGSRSEDADGSRFLHRGIATRAFERRFQLADFVVVQDASFDSGLLRIQLKREIPEAMKPRRIEIAGARSAPANDRLEAPADTSTAAA
- a CDS encoding alpha/beta fold hydrolase, coding for MVIPGFTAGDGSTTLLRHFLGQLGYDARGWKLGQNLGPRATGRAGEKLLSRLKAIAAEAKGPVSLVGWSLGGVMARQLARQAPEIVRQVITLGSPFTGNPRASSVWRLYQALSGQRLSDRATARQLRESRLAPPVPSTAIYTRDDGVVAWQNCVEPVGAATDNIEVRGSHCGLGANPAVLYAVADRLAQPADDWKPFERGGLRSWVYPSTACDVVH